From the Methanobacterium sp. CWC-01 genome, the window AGCCCAGGTAATTGATGATGGGGAGTTATTTGAGATTCTGGAGTCAAAAATGGGAAAAACTGCCTTTATAAAATTTTAGGAGATGAAAATGACTGATGAGGAAAATAAACACCTGATCCTGGCTGATGGGGCATTGGTAAAAGAGGTTATAATCAAGGAGATTCGTCCATGCATAGTGGCTGAGGGAATGGTTCGGGTACTAATGCAACTGGATAGTCCCTTGGACACAGTCATCCCCATCTTAATGGTCACTTACCCTCCGGGAAAGGTTAATTACCTAAAAAATAAAAATATTCTTACTCTATCACTCTTTGATCGGCTCATAACTATCTATCCTTCTGGAAAAGTGAGTATGAACAAAACCATAGATGAAGAAGACGCCCTGGAAACTCTAACCAAAATCATGAATGATATAAATCAGGCCCATCTACACCAGTCCCATACCGATACTTCAGAGCAACAGGATGCCCAGGAAAGACTTTCTAACATGGGGCCCCTGGACCTCTATCACTGCCTACCCCAAACTGGGTGTGGAGATTGTGGAGAAGCTACCTGCACGGCCTTTGCCATGAAACTTCTCGCTGGAGATACCACCCTGGACCGCTGCACTCCCCTAAAAGAACCGGAGCATTCAAACAAACTGAGATGTCTGGAAAAGTTACTGGGAAAACCTCTGATGGCCACTCTGGGATGGAATTCCGGATAACAAAGTGATTTTAAGAAAAGATGGTATAATGCGCATCGGATTTATAGTAACCAAAACCCCGGCTGAAAATGGATTCAATACCTTTGCGCAGTTTTTGGACCTATATATAGGAAAAGAAGATGTTAATGTGTATTTAATTGGGGATGGAGTGTACTGTGCTCGTAAAGGCCATCAAAAGTCCGGTAAAATCCACAGTATTATTGAAAATGGCCAGCTCTATGCCTTGTTGGAGGACCTTGAAGCCCGGGGCATATCCCCGGAACAGACCTTCCCTGGTACTGGAATAATGTCCTCATACCGGGAACTGGTGGTGGCCATAATGGAAGAAATGGATCAGATATTGACTTTTTAAAAATTTAGAGAAAAATGAATAAAAAAAGAATTAGAAGCCAAGCACCGGTAACCTGCCAGTGTCAGCCCCCTGCGGTGGAAAGGCCCCCATCTATTCTGCGCCAGGTGCAGTGTCCCGGGTGCGGAAAGTTCTTCCGGACCAACCGCCATGTTGACTACTGTTTCAACTGTGCTCCATAGTTTTTTTTATAGAGTCAATCTTTTTTTATTATTAATCTATTCTTTATTAAATAATTGCGGCTAAAAATCCGTATCCCAGATTTATCAGAACCAGGCTCAGGCAAAAAATTGACATTGCATAGGTACAGGCCCTGGTAACCCGTTCGGAGGTCCAGTTCCCTAAAATTTCTTCGAAGATCAATCCTCCGTCGAAGGGTTTCAGAGGAAGTAGGTTGAACAGTCCAATACCAAAATTGAGGGTGAATATCCACATGAACAGCTCAGCCAGATACACCAGAACCCAGGGGATGCTTTCACCCAGAATGTTTGACAGCCCTTCACTCACCACATGTTTTTCCTGGCTTTTAATCCCTATATAGGCACTGCTTGTGCTGTTAGGATTGACGCCGGTGGTGATGCTGTAGGTGCCCTGATCAGTACCAATGATAACTTGGTCTCCAACCGTAAGTTCTTGAATTACCTGTGAGAAACTGTCTCGATCAGTGACTGAGTTGCCATTAATAGTCTGGATCAACATACCCTCCTGCAATATTCCGTCGGCCGGACTACCCGGCACCACGCTCATTATTTCCAAACCTGCCGCTGGCAGAGCGTAGGGTATTAAGAATAGGGTCAAAATGAAGTAGATGGCAATGGCCAATGCCGCCAGCATCATGTTGAATATGGATCCAGCGGCGAAGATGCGCAGCTTTGAAACGCTTCCCAACTTATTTACCTCTTCGTCATCAGGTTCCACAAAAGCAATGGGCAGAATGGCTAATAATCCCACTCCCAGAGACTTAATTTTCACCTTTTCCACCCGAGCCAGGATTCCATGACCAAACTCATGGATCACAATAACTGTGATCAGGCCAATTAATCCGTAACCAAAGGGTAAATAAATTGGTGAGCCGGGTATTTCCACTCCAGGAAGTACAATGGACACTTGGGGGTTAACCGCCACCGTCTCCAGAGACGCCACCAAGTAGTAAACAATGAAGGCCATTAAAAAAACAGCCATCACGATACCTCCATTCATAACCCACCGCCAGAGCTTAGGACTTTTCTGGGCAACGGAGTCAATGAAGTCCCTCATACGGGTGGTTTTCCTCAGAATTATGGGACCTTCCATTTCTATCTTTAATTTATCCTTAAATAAGAAAGCTAAAGTCCATATAACAACAAAACCGATGGCATAATACCATAAAGCGTTCAAACAATCACCTTGTATCGTAAAACCTCTTTAAACCTGCAGGGAGTGATAGGGAAGTACCTTACATTTTTCTCCAGAGTCAACTCCTTCTAGATTTTCTTCCATAACAATGTAGCAGTCAGAATCTACCATGGACCTTATGATCCCCGATCCTTTAATCTTCAATGGTCGGACTTTTTCACCCTCTATACGGGCTCTTATATAATCGGTACGTCCTAGGGTCGATGGGATTTTCCTTGCAGCGATTTTGGTAGTGAAATTAAGCTCTCTTTCCAAACCTTGCATCCTTAAAAGATTTTCCCGAACGAACACATCGAATTGGACCATGGCTGCCACTGGAAACCCAGAAAGCATGAAAACGGGCTTGTCTTCCACAACTGCAAAGGCAAATGGTTTCCCCGGTCTGAGGGTCACCCCGTGGATTAATACCTCACCCAGTTCGTCAGCCACGTCCACCACCACGTCACCCTTACTGATGGCGGTTCCCCCGGTGGTTAAGAGACAATCATTGTTTTTTAACAATCTTAAGAATTCTTTTCGGACCAGTTCATGGTCATCCACACAGTGAGTCATGTCCGGAACAGCAAGTGCACTTTCCACCAGGGACTTCAGGGTGAAATGGTTGGAGTTTATGATTTCTGCTCCTTCTAGTTGGGACTTGGGCATCACCAGCTCACTTCCAGTGACCATTACTCCCACTCTTGGTTTCTTATATACTTCCACTTCACCATATCCGGCAGAGGCCACAATACCTATTTCTGGCGGGTTCAGCACTCTCCCCGGACTCAGGATCAAATCTCCAGTCTTAAAATCTTCACCAGCAGGAGAAACGTTCTCTCCCGGTATCACTGCGGTTTCCACTTCCAGATGGACTTGGTGACTCTGAGTGTACTCCTCCATCACCACTGCATTTGCTCCGGAAGGTAGAGGAGCACCAGTTGCTATTTGTATGGCTTCCCCTTCCTTTAGGTCTACACTTGAGACTTCCCCGGCTCCTATGCGATCCACGATATTCAGATGTACTGGATTTTCTTCGGAATGTCCAAAGGTCTCTTCCGCCTGGAGAGCGTATCCATCCATGGCTGATCTATCAAATGGAGGTGCATCTATTAGGGATACTACCTCCTGGGATAGTACTCGACGATTAATCTGCTCCAGGTTTTTTATTTCCGTTTTTGCAGGATTTAAATTACTTTTAAGTATTTTTTTAGCTTCCCGCACTGGCATAAGCTCGTATAAAAACATATAAATCTTCTCTTGATTCCATGTCATGATCTTTGATGGTGTAATATGATGTAAGTTTAATTCCAACTAGTTTAGGGTACTCTCTCCTTTATAAGTTAATAGATCATCGGTTATGCATTTTAGATAGTTTTTCACACAGACCACTGAACCATAACCCCCTCGACGGATACCTATCAAATAATTAAAATAACCTAATAGATAAATGAAGTTACAATGGTTATTACTAGTTTAAGAAGGTCTTACTGTTAATATTTTCAAGGATAAATTAAAATAAGATAAATGCGCACCTTACATACCACTCTAATAAATACAAACTAGCTTGAAAAGCATCGTTCCCTAATTTTGAATTATCCTAGAGATAGATCAATGGTTCTAAAAAAATTGAAATTATTCCACACATTAAAATCCATACTTCACATAAAAAATGACGCATGGAATCATTAATACTCCTACTAACCATTTCTGCCTCGGCCTTCCTAGCCACCAATATAGATGATATTTTCATTCTGACAGCTTTTTTCAGCAGCAAGGCCTTTTCGAATGGCAGTGTGGTGTTGGGACAGTATCTTGGCTTTGGTACGCTAATAATAGTCAGTATAATGGCGTCTTTTATCAACTTAATCGTTTCATCATCCATAATAAGTCTTATGGGCTTCCTACCCATACTGATTGGTATAAAAAATTTATTTGAAATAAAAAATATTCATGACGATTTTAAAGAGCTTGAATCCTTTAATGAGGAAAATGGGAGAATATATCCTGCCTTTAAGGTCGCACTGGTTACCATAGCCAATGGAGGCGACAACTTAGGGGTTTATATTCCCTTGATGTCCAGTGTCAATACGTGGGATACACTCGGCATTACCCTAAGTTTTTTAATTTTAACTGGAATATGGTGCTTTTTAAGTTATAAACTGGTTCACAACCGCCTCGTAGGTCAGAAAATTCTTAAATACGGCCACCTGATTCTCCCCTTTGTACTTATCGGCATTGGAATCATAATTCTATATACAGGAGGCGGAATTTCACTTTTAGCTACATCTTTTAATCATACCTAATCTTATATTGAACATCATAGGATGTGATATGGTGACCTCTCCCCAAGTTATGATCAGCATAGATGGTCTTTCAAAATCCTTTGGAAGCATTAAGGCCCTGGATAATCTCAACTTAGATGTGAAAAAGGGGGAACTGCTGGGTATTATCGGCCCCAACGGGGCTGGTAAGACTACCGCCATCCGTATTACAT encodes:
- a CDS encoding (Fe-S)-binding protein → MTDEENKHLILADGALVKEVIIKEIRPCIVAEGMVRVLMQLDSPLDTVIPILMVTYPPGKVNYLKNKNILTLSLFDRLITIYPSGKVSMNKTIDEEDALETLTKIMNDINQAHLHQSHTDTSEQQDAQERLSNMGPLDLYHCLPQTGCGDCGEATCTAFAMKLLAGDTTLDRCTPLKEPEHSNKLRCLEKLLGKPLMATLGWNSG
- the tusB gene encoding sulfurtransferase complex subunit TusB, producing MRIGFIVTKTPAENGFNTFAQFLDLYIGKEDVNVYLIGDGVYCARKGHQKSGKIHSIIENGQLYALLEDLEARGISPEQTFPGTGIMSSYRELVVAIMEEMDQILTF
- a CDS encoding site-2 protease family protein, translated to MNALWYYAIGFVVIWTLAFLFKDKLKIEMEGPIILRKTTRMRDFIDSVAQKSPKLWRWVMNGGIVMAVFLMAFIVYYLVASLETVAVNPQVSIVLPGVEIPGSPIYLPFGYGLIGLITVIVIHEFGHGILARVEKVKIKSLGVGLLAILPIAFVEPDDEEVNKLGSVSKLRIFAAGSIFNMMLAALAIAIYFILTLFLIPYALPAAGLEIMSVVPGSPADGILQEGMLIQTINGNSVTDRDSFSQVIQELTVGDQVIIGTDQGTYSITTGVNPNSTSSAYIGIKSQEKHVVSEGLSNILGESIPWVLVYLAELFMWIFTLNFGIGLFNLLPLKPFDGGLIFEEILGNWTSERVTRACTYAMSIFCLSLVLINLGYGFLAAII
- the glp gene encoding gephyrin-like molybdotransferase Glp; translated protein: MTWNQEKIYMFLYELMPVREAKKILKSNLNPAKTEIKNLEQINRRVLSQEVVSLIDAPPFDRSAMDGYALQAEETFGHSEENPVHLNIVDRIGAGEVSSVDLKEGEAIQIATGAPLPSGANAVVMEEYTQSHQVHLEVETAVIPGENVSPAGEDFKTGDLILSPGRVLNPPEIGIVASAGYGEVEVYKKPRVGVMVTGSELVMPKSQLEGAEIINSNHFTLKSLVESALAVPDMTHCVDDHELVRKEFLRLLKNNDCLLTTGGTAISKGDVVVDVADELGEVLIHGVTLRPGKPFAFAVVEDKPVFMLSGFPVAAMVQFDVFVRENLLRMQGLERELNFTTKIAARKIPSTLGRTDYIRARIEGEKVRPLKIKGSGIIRSMVDSDCYIVMEENLEGVDSGEKCKVLPYHSLQV
- a CDS encoding cadmium resistance transporter — encoded protein: MESLILLLTISASAFLATNIDDIFILTAFFSSKAFSNGSVVLGQYLGFGTLIIVSIMASFINLIVSSSIISLMGFLPILIGIKNLFEIKNIHDDFKELESFNEENGRIYPAFKVALVTIANGGDNLGVYIPLMSSVNTWDTLGITLSFLILTGIWCFLSYKLVHNRLVGQKILKYGHLILPFVLIGIGIIILYTGGGISLLATSFNHT